The Bradyrhizobium ottawaense genome window below encodes:
- the cynS gene encoding cyanase, with translation MKREDLTEKLLDIKREKGWSWKHICDKIGGYSEVLIVGAILGQMKLTKPQAANVGELFGLSKAEVAMLNEVPMRGTGTPMPPTDPLIYRFYEMVMVNGPAWKALIEEEFGDGIMSAIDFDMAMERVANPKGDRVKITMSGKFLPYKYYGASGNVPEYGFKEE, from the coding sequence ATGAAACGCGAAGACCTCACTGAGAAGCTGCTCGACATCAAGCGCGAGAAGGGCTGGAGCTGGAAGCACATCTGCGACAAGATCGGGGGGTATTCCGAGGTCCTCATCGTCGGCGCCATCCTCGGCCAGATGAAATTGACGAAACCGCAGGCGGCCAATGTCGGCGAGCTGTTCGGCCTGTCGAAGGCGGAAGTTGCGATGCTCAACGAGGTGCCGATGCGCGGCACCGGCACGCCGATGCCGCCGACCGATCCCCTGATCTATCGCTTCTACGAAATGGTGATGGTGAACGGCCCGGCCTGGAAGGCGCTGATCGAGGAAGAATTCGGCGACGGCATCATGTCGGCGATCGACTTCGACATGGCCATGGAGCGCGTCGCCAACCCGAAGGGCGACCGCGTCAAGATCACCATGAGCGGCAAATTCCTGCCGTACAAATATTACGGCGCCAGCGGCAACGTGCCGGAATACGGCTTCAAGGAGGAGTGA
- the purC gene encoding phosphoribosylaminoimidazolesuccinocarboxamide synthase has product MSRRRRIYEGKAKVLYEGPEPGTLIQHFKDDATAFNAKKHQVIEGKGVLNNRISEYLFQHLNDIGVPTHFIRRLNMREQLIREVEIVPLEVVVRNVAAGSLSQRLGIEEGTQLPRSIIEFYYKNDQLNDPMVSEEHITAFGWATPQEIDDIMALAIRVNDFLTGLFLGIGIRLVDFKMECGRLFENEMMRIIVADEISPDSCRLWDIKSNEKLDKDRFRRDLGGLLEAYTEVAKRLGILMENERPQGSGPVLVKS; this is encoded by the coding sequence ATGAGCCGGCGGCGTCGCATTTATGAAGGCAAGGCAAAGGTTCTGTATGAAGGCCCGGAGCCCGGTACCCTGATCCAGCACTTCAAGGACGACGCGACCGCGTTCAATGCGAAAAAGCATCAGGTAATCGAGGGCAAGGGCGTCCTCAACAACCGGATCTCGGAGTACCTGTTTCAGCACCTCAACGACATCGGGGTGCCGACCCACTTCATTCGCCGTCTCAACATGCGCGAGCAGTTGATTCGCGAGGTCGAGATCGTGCCGCTCGAGGTGGTGGTGCGGAACGTCGCCGCGGGCTCGCTGTCGCAGCGCCTCGGCATCGAAGAAGGCACCCAGCTGCCCCGTTCAATCATCGAATTCTACTACAAGAACGACCAGCTCAACGACCCCATGGTGTCGGAAGAGCACATCACGGCCTTCGGCTGGGCGACGCCCCAGGAGATCGACGACATCATGGCGCTCGCCATCCGCGTCAACGACTTCCTCACCGGCCTCTTCCTCGGAATCGGCATCCGCCTCGTCGACTTCAAGATGGAATGCGGACGTCTGTTCGAGAACGAGATGATGCGCATCATCGTCGCCGACGAGATCTCGCCGGATAGCTGCCGTCTGTGGGACATCAAGTCGAACGAGAAGCTCGACAAGGACCGTTTCCGCAGGGATCTCGGCGGCCTGCTCGAGGCCTATACTGAAGTTGCAAAACGTCTCGGCATCCTCATGGAGAACGAGCGTCCGCAGGGCTCCGGCCCGGTGCTGGTGAAGAGCTGA
- a CDS encoding CmpA/NrtA family ABC transporter substrate-binding protein, producing the protein MSMFDDPFDADRNLGAGCVCGQHRSAREHEQAALRCEPVESEEKRYEGVIASAVMRAMFPQDVARRAFLKSVGASTALAALSQFFPLQTATEVFAQAGVPEKKDLKVGFIPITCATPIIMAAPMGFYAKHGLNVEVVKTAGWAVIRDKTINKEYDAAHMLAPMPIAISLGLGANAIPFAVPAIENINGQGIVLAAKHKDKRDPKDWKGLKFAIPFDYSMHNYLLRYYLAEHGLDPDTDVQLRSVPPPEMVANLRADNIDGFLAPDNICQRAIYDGVGFMHLLSKEIWDGHPCCSFAASREFITSAPNSFAALTRAIVDATAYASKAENRKQIAEAIAPANYINAPVTVLEQVLTGTYADGLGGVKTDAKRVDFDPFPWQSFAVWMLTQMKRWGQIKGDVDYKAVAEQVYLATDTKKLMAEMGLTPPASAYKSFAVMGKTFDPAKPEDYVASFKIRKSS; encoded by the coding sequence ATGTCCATGTTCGACGATCCGTTCGATGCCGACCGCAATCTCGGGGCGGGCTGCGTTTGCGGCCAGCACCGTTCGGCGAGGGAGCACGAGCAGGCGGCGCTGCGCTGCGAGCCGGTCGAGAGCGAGGAGAAACGCTACGAGGGCGTGATTGCGTCGGCCGTGATGCGCGCGATGTTCCCGCAGGATGTGGCACGGCGGGCGTTTCTGAAGTCGGTCGGGGCGTCCACCGCACTGGCCGCGCTGTCGCAGTTCTTTCCGCTGCAGACCGCAACCGAAGTATTCGCGCAAGCCGGTGTGCCCGAGAAGAAGGACCTCAAGGTCGGCTTCATCCCGATTACTTGCGCCACGCCCATCATCATGGCGGCGCCGATGGGCTTCTATGCCAAGCACGGTCTCAACGTCGAGGTGGTCAAGACCGCCGGCTGGGCCGTGATCCGCGACAAGACCATCAACAAGGAATACGACGCCGCGCACATGCTGGCACCGATGCCGATCGCGATCTCGCTGGGCCTCGGTGCGAACGCCATTCCCTTTGCCGTGCCGGCGATCGAGAACATCAACGGGCAGGGCATCGTGCTGGCGGCCAAGCACAAGGACAAGCGCGACCCGAAGGACTGGAAGGGCCTGAAATTCGCGATCCCCTTCGACTATTCCATGCACAATTACCTGCTGCGCTATTATCTCGCCGAGCACGGGCTCGATCCCGATACCGACGTGCAGCTGCGCTCGGTGCCGCCGCCGGAGATGGTCGCCAATTTGCGTGCCGACAATATCGACGGCTTCCTCGCCCCCGACAACATCTGCCAGCGCGCGATCTATGACGGCGTCGGCTTCATGCATCTGTTGTCGAAGGAGATCTGGGACGGTCATCCCTGTTGCAGCTTCGCCGCCAGCCGCGAGTTCATCACGTCAGCGCCAAACAGCTTTGCGGCGCTGACCCGCGCCATCGTCGATGCGACCGCCTATGCCTCGAAGGCGGAGAACCGCAAGCAGATCGCGGAAGCCATCGCGCCGGCCAATTACATCAACGCGCCGGTGACGGTGCTGGAGCAGGTCTTGACCGGCACCTATGCCGACGGCCTCGGCGGCGTGAAGACCGATGCGAAGCGCGTCGATTTCGATCCATTCCCCTGGCAGTCCTTTGCGGTGTGGATGCTGACGCAGATGAAGCGCTGGGGCCAGATCAAGGGCGACGTCGACTACAAGGCGGTGGCCGAGCAGGTGTATCTGGCGACCGACACCAAGAAGCTGATGGCCGAGATGGGGCTCACACCGCCTGCGAGCGCGTACAAGTCGTTTGCGGTGATGGGCAAGACTTTCGATCCGGCCAAGCCGGAGGACTATGTCGCGAGCTTCAAGATCAGGAAGTCGTCGTGA
- a CDS encoding magnesium and cobalt transport protein CorA encodes MNVPSLPTSPSEPVSTEGVVAAGAYVDGRRIANIAISEASSWRAKPGHVVWIGLHEPDMALLGAVQKQFDLHELAIEDANHAHQRPKIEQYGEALFIVARTAQLVEGRIVFGETHIFVGEGYLVSVRHGASTSYRPVRERCESCPRALARGEDYILYAILDFIVDNYSPVLESIHDEVEGIEDDVLSKAISKAQIERLYMLRRDLLRLRNAIGPLVEVCRRLEHDELSMVRQAMQPLFRDVTDHVRNIQERIDSMREVLAFAFEASLLVGQAQETAVSKKLASWLAIIAIPTALAGIYGMNFKHMPELEWDYGYYMLLGVMLTACTALYWRFRRAGWL; translated from the coding sequence ATGAACGTCCCGTCGCTGCCCACGTCCCCCTCCGAGCCCGTGTCCACCGAGGGCGTCGTCGCCGCCGGCGCCTATGTCGATGGCCGCCGTATCGCCAATATCGCCATCAGCGAGGCCTCGAGCTGGCGGGCCAAGCCCGGCCACGTGGTCTGGATCGGCCTGCACGAGCCCGACATGGCGCTGCTCGGCGCGGTGCAGAAGCAATTCGACCTGCACGAACTCGCGATCGAGGACGCCAACCACGCCCATCAGCGGCCCAAGATCGAGCAATATGGCGAAGCCCTGTTCATCGTGGCGCGGACGGCGCAGCTGGTCGAGGGCCGCATCGTCTTCGGCGAAACCCACATCTTCGTCGGCGAAGGTTATCTGGTCTCGGTGCGCCACGGCGCCTCGACGTCCTACAGGCCGGTGCGCGAACGCTGCGAAAGCTGCCCGCGGGCGCTCGCCCGCGGCGAGGATTACATCCTCTATGCGATCCTCGATTTCATCGTCGACAATTACTCGCCCGTGCTCGAGAGCATTCACGACGAAGTCGAGGGTATCGAGGACGACGTGCTGTCCAAGGCGATCAGCAAAGCCCAGATCGAGCGGCTCTACATGCTGCGCCGCGACCTGTTGCGGCTGCGCAACGCGATCGGGCCGCTGGTGGAGGTCTGCCGCCGGCTGGAGCATGACGAGCTGTCGATGGTGCGGCAGGCCATGCAGCCGCTATTTCGCGACGTCACCGACCACGTCCGCAACATCCAGGAGCGCATCGATTCCATGCGCGAGGTGCTGGCCTTCGCATTCGAGGCCAGCCTGCTGGTCGGCCAGGCGCAGGAGACGGCGGTGTCCAAGAAGCTCGCGTCCTGGCTCGCGATCATCGCGATCCCGACCGCGCTTGCCGGCATCTACGGCATGAACTTCAAGCACATGCCGGAGCTGGAATGGGACTACGGCTATTACATGCTGCTCGGCGTGATGCTGACGGCGTGCACCGCGCTGTACTGGCGTTTTCGTCGCGCCGGATGGCTATGA
- a CDS encoding tripartite tricarboxylate transporter substrate binding protein BugD: MIAFAVKRALAAIAALAFATAAFAQDYPKRPVTMIVPFAAGGTSDVIARAVAEQMGIALGQTIVIENVAGAGGSTALARASRAEPDGYTIAIGNAGTNAATYTIYPKLPFTPDSFVPIAMVAKTFGIIALRKDFPAKDLKEFIAYAKANPGKINLGHAGVGSSNYLICKSFVTAASIDATLVGYRGAAPALTDAVGSQIDGVCDAAASVSQSINEKLVKGLVVGSTVRLATLPDLPTSTEAGLPEFEAQGWNGLFAPKGTPPAVIAKLNAAARTAVETDAVKKRFADLSTVAPDANEHTPELLQQLVTRDVEKYRKMLADDAK, from the coding sequence GTGATTGCGTTCGCGGTGAAGCGGGCTCTCGCTGCGATCGCGGCGCTGGCATTCGCGACGGCCGCGTTCGCGCAGGATTATCCAAAACGTCCGGTTACCATGATCGTGCCGTTCGCGGCCGGCGGCACCTCGGACGTGATCGCGCGCGCGGTGGCCGAGCAGATGGGCATCGCGCTCGGCCAGACCATCGTGATCGAGAACGTCGCCGGGGCCGGCGGCTCGACCGCGCTGGCGCGCGCCTCCCGTGCCGAGCCCGACGGCTACACCATCGCAATCGGCAATGCCGGCACCAATGCCGCGACCTACACGATCTATCCCAAGCTGCCGTTCACGCCTGATTCCTTCGTGCCGATCGCCATGGTGGCGAAGACGTTCGGCATCATCGCGCTGCGCAAGGACTTTCCGGCGAAGGACCTCAAGGAGTTCATCGCCTACGCCAAGGCCAATCCCGGCAAGATCAATCTCGGCCATGCCGGCGTCGGCTCCTCGAACTATCTGATCTGCAAGAGCTTCGTCACCGCCGCCAGCATCGACGCGACGCTGGTCGGCTATCGCGGCGCCGCGCCCGCGCTGACCGATGCCGTCGGCAGCCAGATCGACGGCGTCTGCGATGCGGCGGCCTCGGTCTCGCAATCGATCAACGAGAAGCTGGTGAAGGGGCTCGTGGTCGGCTCGACCGTGCGGCTCGCCACGCTGCCGGACCTGCCGACCTCGACGGAAGCGGGTCTGCCCGAATTCGAGGCGCAAGGCTGGAACGGTCTGTTCGCGCCCAAGGGCACGCCGCCGGCCGTGATTGCCAAGCTGAACGCCGCGGCGCGCACGGCCGTCGAGACCGACGCGGTCAAGAAGCGCTTTGCCGACCTGTCGACCGTTGCGCCCGATGCCAATGAGCATACGCCGGAGCTGCTGCAGCAGCTCGTGACACGGGACGTCGAAAAATATCGGAAAATGCTGGCGGACGACGCCAAGTAG
- the ntrB gene encoding nitrate ABC transporter permease, with product MTSSLRLRAGLVSIALLAAFLGIWHLATRSTGPVATMSPEYAKLMGLTATQGKSAMPGPLDVGAKLWEHLRRPFYDNGPNDKGLGIQLGYSIARVGTGYLLAVLVAIPLGFLIGMSPLLSKALDPFIQVLKPISPLAWMPLALYTIKDSSISAIFVIFICSIWPMLLNTVFGVASVRKEWINVARTLEVGTIRRAFTVILPAAAPTILTGMRISIGIAWLVIVAAEMLVGGTGIGYFVWNEWNNLSITNVIIAILLIGIVGMLLDQILARFTRMVTFPE from the coding sequence ATGACTTCTTCTCTCCGCCTCCGCGCCGGTCTCGTCTCCATCGCGCTGCTCGCTGCATTCCTCGGCATCTGGCATCTCGCCACGCGCTCGACAGGCCCCGTCGCCACGATGAGCCCCGAATACGCCAAGCTGATGGGGCTGACCGCGACGCAGGGCAAATCGGCGATGCCCGGGCCGCTCGATGTCGGCGCCAAGTTGTGGGAGCATTTGCGGCGGCCGTTCTACGACAACGGGCCGAACGACAAGGGGCTCGGCATCCAGCTCGGCTACTCGATCGCGCGGGTCGGCACCGGCTATCTGCTGGCGGTGCTGGTCGCGATCCCGCTCGGATTTCTGATCGGCATGTCGCCGCTGCTGAGCAAGGCGCTCGATCCCTTCATCCAGGTGCTGAAGCCGATCTCGCCGTTGGCCTGGATGCCGCTCGCGCTCTACACCATCAAGGATTCCTCGATCTCGGCGATCTTCGTCATCTTCATCTGCTCGATCTGGCCGATGCTGCTCAATACCGTGTTCGGCGTTGCCAGCGTGCGCAAGGAATGGATCAACGTCGCGCGCACGCTCGAGGTCGGCACCATCAGGCGGGCCTTCACCGTGATCCTCCCCGCGGCGGCGCCGACGATCCTGACCGGCATGCGCATCTCGATCGGCATCGCCTGGCTCGTCATCGTCGCCGCCGAAATGCTCGTCGGCGGCACCGGCATCGGCTATTTCGTCTGGAACGAGTGGAATAATCTGTCGATCACCAACGTGATCATCGCGATCCTGCTGATCGGGATCGTCGGCATGCTGCTCGACCAGATCCTGGCGCGCTTCACGCGCATGGTCACGTTTCCGGAGTAG
- a CDS encoding ABC transporter ATP-binding protein: protein MTDKFISIEAIAKRYPGAGGATTTVFENLWLSMARGEFACVIGHSGCGKTTVLNILAGLDAPSEGAVIVDGQAISGTSLDRAVIFQSHALLPWRTVLGNVTYAVSSKWRSWDRAKVKAHAQTFIDLVGLTGSEHKRPSELSGGMKQRVGIARALSITPKIMLMDEPFSALDALTRGTLQDEVRRICLETGQTAFMISHDVDEAIYLADKIFLMTNGPGAVLAEVVENPLPRDRGRTDLHRHPLYYALRNHIIDFLVTRSKTFTAETPDHDPRNVPLVHIGKPGLTIASSGDEQRQAWTPGTSPGLTA from the coding sequence ATGACCGACAAATTCATCTCCATCGAAGCCATCGCGAAGCGCTATCCCGGCGCCGGCGGCGCCACGACCACCGTGTTCGAGAACCTGTGGCTGTCGATGGCGCGCGGCGAGTTTGCCTGCGTGATCGGGCATTCCGGCTGCGGCAAGACCACGGTGCTCAACATTCTCGCCGGCCTCGATGCGCCGAGCGAGGGCGCCGTCATCGTCGACGGGCAGGCGATTTCGGGCACCAGCCTCGACCGCGCCGTGATCTTCCAGAGCCACGCGCTCTTGCCCTGGCGCACCGTGCTCGGCAACGTCACCTATGCCGTCAGCTCGAAATGGCGGAGCTGGGACCGCGCCAAGGTGAAGGCGCACGCGCAGACCTTCATCGATCTCGTCGGCCTGACCGGCTCCGAGCACAAGCGGCCGTCAGAGCTGTCGGGCGGCATGAAGCAGCGCGTCGGCATCGCGCGTGCGCTCTCGATCACGCCGAAGATCATGCTGATGGACGAGCCGTTCTCGGCGCTGGACGCGCTGACGCGCGGCACGCTGCAGGACGAGGTGCGGCGCATTTGCCTCGAGACCGGGCAGACCGCGTTCATGATCAGCCATGATGTCGACGAGGCGATCTATCTCGCCGACAAGATCTTCCTGATGACCAACGGACCCGGTGCGGTGCTGGCCGAGGTCGTCGAGAACCCGCTGCCGAGGGACCGCGGCCGCACTGATCTGCACCGCCACCCGCTCTACTACGCACTGCGCAACCACATCATCGATTTCCTGGTGACGCGCAGCAAGACGTTTACCGCCGAGACACCCGATCACGATCCGCGTAATGTGCCGCTGGTGCATATCGGCAAGCCCGGACTGACGATCGCATCCAGTGGTGACGAGCAACGCCAGGCCTGGACGCCCGGGACCAGTCCCGGACTGACTGCTTGA
- a CDS encoding DUF1476 domain-containing protein encodes MSEFDKRQEGFEKKYALDEEQKFKAEARRNRLLGLWAAEKLGMSGDAATAYAKEVVAADFEEAGDADVLRKITADFTAKNVAVTEQAIRAKMSELLAVAAAEVKAGK; translated from the coding sequence ATGAGCGAGTTCGACAAGCGCCAGGAAGGTTTCGAGAAGAAATACGCCCTCGACGAGGAGCAGAAATTCAAGGCGGAGGCCCGCCGCAACCGGCTGCTCGGGCTGTGGGCGGCTGAAAAGCTCGGCATGTCAGGCGATGCCGCCACCGCCTATGCCAAGGAGGTGGTCGCGGCCGATTTCGAGGAGGCCGGCGATGCCGACGTCCTGCGCAAGATAACGGCCGATTTCACCGCCAAGAACGTCGCCGTCACCGAGCAGGCGATTCGCGCCAAGATGAGCGAGCTGCTCGCGGTGGCGGCCGCCGAGGTGAAGGCGGGGAAGTGA
- the purS gene encoding phosphoribosylformylglycinamidine synthase subunit PurS, which translates to MKARVTVTLKTGILDPQGKAIEGALKSLGVDGVASVRQGKVFDIELAGADKTKAEAALKEAADKLLANTVIENYRVEIV; encoded by the coding sequence GTGAAGGCACGTGTCACCGTTACCTTGAAGACGGGCATCCTCGATCCGCAAGGCAAGGCCATCGAAGGCGCGCTGAAGTCGCTCGGCGTCGACGGCGTCGCCAGCGTCCGCCAGGGCAAGGTGTTCGACATCGAGCTCGCCGGCGCCGACAAGACCAAGGCGGAAGCCGCGCTGAAGGAAGCCGCCGACAAGCTGTTGGCGAATACCGTGATCGAGAACTATCGGGTCGAAATCGTCTAG
- a CDS encoding TetR/AcrR family transcriptional regulator → MIEGKRAAAMAENRAKLIRAARKAFATQGYAEASMDELTASVGLTRGALYHNFEDKKGLLWAVVAQIDGEMAERLRAIREQAPTLWQGLLAEGSAYIEMALDPEIQRIMLLDGPAVLGDPSKWPGENACLDITMRTIRSLIDEKVVKPLDVEAAGRLLNGAALSAALWVAAANDPKVVLNKAVDAFRQLASGLLRDSNGRA, encoded by the coding sequence ATGATCGAGGGAAAACGTGCCGCAGCCATGGCGGAAAATCGGGCCAAGCTCATCCGCGCTGCGCGCAAGGCTTTCGCCACGCAGGGTTATGCAGAAGCGTCGATGGATGAGCTGACGGCCTCGGTCGGGCTGACACGGGGCGCGCTCTATCACAATTTCGAGGACAAGAAGGGGCTGCTCTGGGCCGTCGTCGCGCAGATCGATGGCGAAATGGCGGAGCGGCTGCGCGCGATCCGGGAGCAAGCGCCAACCTTGTGGCAGGGCCTGCTTGCAGAGGGCAGTGCCTATATCGAAATGGCGCTCGATCCTGAAATTCAGCGCATCATGCTTCTGGATGGACCTGCCGTACTCGGTGATCCGTCCAAATGGCCCGGCGAGAACGCCTGCCTGGATATCACCATGCGAACGATCCGGTCACTGATCGACGAGAAGGTGGTGAAGCCTTTGGATGTTGAAGCAGCCGGGCGACTGCTGAACGGCGCCGCGCTCAGTGCCGCATTATGGGTCGCCGCAGCCAACGATCCGAAAGTCGTGCTGAACAAGGCCGTGGACGCGTTTCGACAGTTGGCGAGCGGATTGCTGCGCGACTCGAATGGCCGCGCATGA
- the purQ gene encoding phosphoribosylformylglycinamidine synthase subunit PurQ, with product MKAAILVFPGINRERDMARALRMISGSEPAMVWHAEPSLPAGTDLVVVPGGFSYGDYLRCGAIAARAPVMDAVRDYAAKGGLVLGVCNGFQILCESGLLPGVLMRNERLKFICHDVHLRVERSDTPFTRGYNAGQVIRVPVAHGEGNYEADEETIKRLEGEGRVLYRYCSAEGVVDEAHNINGAAHSIAGIVNDKGNVLGMMPHPENHVEDIMGCTDGRGLFAGLTAHLEKAA from the coding sequence ATGAAAGCCGCGATCCTCGTCTTTCCCGGAATCAACCGCGAACGCGACATGGCGCGGGCGCTGAGGATGATCTCGGGCAGCGAGCCGGCGATGGTCTGGCACGCCGAGCCGTCGCTGCCCGCGGGCACGGATCTCGTGGTGGTGCCGGGCGGCTTCTCCTACGGCGACTATTTGCGCTGCGGCGCCATCGCGGCACGCGCGCCGGTGATGGACGCGGTGCGCGACTATGCGGCCAAGGGCGGCCTCGTGCTCGGCGTCTGCAACGGTTTTCAGATCCTCTGCGAATCCGGCCTGTTGCCGGGCGTGTTGATGCGCAACGAGCGGCTGAAATTCATTTGCCATGACGTGCATCTGCGCGTCGAGCGGTCCGACACGCCGTTCACCCGCGGCTACAATGCCGGACAGGTGATCCGCGTGCCGGTCGCCCATGGCGAAGGCAATTACGAGGCGGACGAAGAGACCATCAAGCGGCTCGAAGGCGAGGGGCGGGTGCTCTATCGCTATTGCTCCGCCGAGGGCGTGGTGGACGAAGCTCACAACATCAACGGCGCCGCGCATTCGATCGCCGGCATCGTCAACGACAAGGGCAACGTGCTCGGCATGATGCCGCATCCGGAAAACCACGTCGAAGACATCATGGGCTGCACCGACGGCCGCGGCTTGTTCGCGGGCCTGACCGCGCATCTGGAAAAAGCCGCGTGA
- a CDS encoding CPBP family intramembrane glutamic endopeptidase has translation MRLHQHSAAGWLVWDYAGRVAALVILAAIPAARAIAYRREKRRISLLEIGVWIAGSVLLDRLGQWPLRLMNATFPATIVGKYPHPIGWLNVFDLVVGLILIAASEEIIFRRLLRNTARPYLGDGAFAVLISSLMFGAHHWWSGVGNILLATIFGILFMVMYRRSGALWPVVLAHYLVDLVAFAGISRWF, from the coding sequence ATGCGACTGCATCAGCATAGTGCCGCGGGCTGGCTCGTCTGGGACTATGCCGGCCGAGTCGCCGCTCTGGTCATCCTTGCGGCGATTCCGGCAGCACGCGCTATCGCCTATCGCAGGGAGAAACGCCGGATCTCTCTACTCGAAATCGGGGTCTGGATTGCTGGGTCAGTGCTGCTGGACCGGTTGGGTCAGTGGCCGCTACGTCTCATGAATGCGACATTTCCGGCGACCATCGTCGGCAAGTATCCGCACCCAATCGGCTGGCTCAACGTCTTCGATCTTGTCGTTGGCCTGATACTGATCGCGGCCAGCGAAGAGATCATCTTCAGGCGATTGCTTCGGAACACCGCCCGACCTTACCTGGGTGACGGCGCCTTTGCCGTTCTCATCAGTTCTCTCATGTTCGGTGCCCATCATTGGTGGTCCGGGGTCGGGAACATCCTTCTCGCCACAATATTCGGCATCCTTTTCATGGTGATGTATCGGCGGTCAGGCGCCCTTTGGCCGGTCGTGCTCGCGCATTACCTCGTTGACCTGGTCGCGTTTGCCGGAATTTCGCGCTGGTTCTAA
- a CDS encoding ISNCY-like element ISBj12 family transposase has product MGWLSMATRKELTAAAGVRYRRSDRAKKARILDEFVDITGFHRKHAMRLLRNQEGVHPGRRARRRIYNEAEHTALVLLWEASDRICGKRLKALMPALIEAMERYGHLDLAPEIRTKLLAMSAATIDRALVRVREKLGRKRRRHAGHSLRRSIPIRTSADWNDPAPGFVEADLVAHSGPSARGSFIQTLVLTDIATGWTECAPLIVREQTLVSTVLTELRKQLPFALLGFDTDNDTVFMNETLKAYCEAANIVFTRCRPYRKNDQAFVEQKNGAVVRRMVGYRRFEGLEAAKLLAELYRSARLFVNFFQPSFKLLAKQRDGARVRKTYSAPATPHQRLSADARTPDAVRHHLQEIYTALDPVTLLRDIRDVQERLAALADIQPSAHPAAASQSIDRFLASLRTAWKDGATRPTDRPIVKAKRGRRRPDPLIRATSDLRKWFEAEPWRTGSELLSRLQVEYPGDYPNKLLRTLQRRLKSWRSEQANALLFASEKMPPGHEVTTPQ; this is encoded by the coding sequence ATGGGGTGGCTAAGCATGGCAACGCGGAAGGAACTGACGGCGGCGGCAGGCGTGCGCTATCGGCGGTCGGATCGCGCGAAGAAGGCGCGGATATTGGACGAGTTCGTCGACATCACCGGATTCCATCGGAAGCATGCGATGCGTCTACTTCGAAACCAGGAAGGCGTACATCCGGGCCGACGGGCGCGACGTCGGATATATAATGAAGCAGAACACACCGCACTCGTGCTGCTTTGGGAGGCGTCAGACCGCATCTGCGGGAAGCGACTGAAAGCATTAATGCCCGCGCTGATTGAGGCGATGGAACGGTACGGGCACCTCGACCTTGCCCCTGAGATTCGCACCAAACTTTTGGCGATGAGCGCTGCGACGATCGACCGCGCCTTGGTGCGGGTTCGAGAAAAATTGGGTCGCAAGCGCCGGCGGCACGCGGGGCATTCCCTGCGTCGCAGTATTCCAATACGGACTTCGGCAGATTGGAATGATCCGGCGCCGGGATTCGTCGAGGCCGACCTTGTAGCGCATAGCGGTCCATCTGCGCGCGGCAGCTTCATCCAGACCCTCGTGCTCACCGACATTGCTACCGGCTGGACAGAGTGCGCACCTCTGATCGTGCGCGAACAGACGCTGGTGAGCACGGTGCTGACGGAATTGCGCAAGCAATTGCCTTTTGCGCTGCTCGGCTTCGACACGGACAATGACACCGTGTTCATGAATGAGACGTTGAAGGCCTACTGCGAGGCGGCCAACATTGTCTTCACGCGTTGCCGTCCCTACCGGAAGAATGACCAGGCGTTCGTCGAGCAAAAGAACGGCGCCGTCGTGCGCAGGATGGTCGGCTATCGTAGGTTCGAAGGCCTGGAGGCGGCCAAGCTACTGGCGGAACTCTATCGGTCAGCGCGGCTGTTCGTAAACTTCTTCCAACCTTCGTTCAAACTGTTAGCCAAGCAGCGCGACGGTGCTCGTGTACGTAAGACATACAGCGCGCCGGCAACACCCCACCAGCGCCTGTCAGCGGACGCCCGCACGCCTGATGCGGTCCGCCACCATCTCCAGGAAATCTATACCGCTCTCGATCCGGTCACGTTGTTGCGCGACATCCGCGACGTGCAGGAGCGCCTCGCGGCGCTCGCGGATATCCAACCATCCGCCCATCCTGCTGCGGCATCACAATCGATTGATCGCTTCCTGGCAAGCCTGCGAACGGCCTGGAAGGACGGCGCCACGCGCCCGACGGATCGGCCAATCGTGAAGGCTAAAAGGGGCCGGCGTCGTCCCGATCCGCTTATCCGGGCAACGTCAGATTTGAGAAAATGGTTTGAAGCCGAGCCTTGGCGGACCGGCAGCGAACTGCTCTCGCGCCTGCAGGTGGAATATCCTGGAGACTATCCGAACAAGCTTCTTCGAACCCTTCAACGTCGGTTGAAATCCTGGCGCAGCGAGCAAGCGAATGCGCTGCTGTTTGCTTCAGAAAAAATGCCGCCAGGGCATGAGGTCACAACACCCCAATGA